In the Podospora bellae-mahoneyi strain CBS 112042 chromosome 4, whole genome shotgun sequence genome, one interval contains:
- a CDS encoding hypothetical protein (SMCOG1024:chalcone and stilbene synthase domain protein; COG:H; antiSMASH:Cluster_6; EggNog:ENOG503NYSF), whose amino-acid sequence MSVSTEARELGLSILGLGTRYPPYTLDSRAVEELSKRYYPETPAMQKVLAINRFTGIDKRSSIGRPDHWLVNQPEPPTIAQLHDVFMSDGVPLAISASKEALAEAHINDVSQITHMVSATCTDSANPGYDHYVAKALGLSPFVEKTLLHGVGCSGGLAALRTAANLCLGHSMRGLPARILVVTLEISTTLVRSELESIHSNQETRIGVCLFSDCASAVVVSNDIPFSPTEPLPPPVYSLLDWRHQTVPDTEQDLGFDTHPQGWKVVLSPRVPNLTASVLEPTYNSLMSGKKLPEGYGSPKDFDWAMHPGGATILTGAEKVLGIQPEHMRASYDTYVNHGNSSSATIFSVLNRLRGKEMDGVAPGGRGARELVVGCAFGPGITVEMCLLRRNLSRTEGGRKGMETPPETESSEDGEGGRELSEEEKNGSEVSEEEKKGSEEEAFIAKALESVELD is encoded by the exons ATGTCTGTCTCGACGGAAGCCAGAGAGCTGGGTCTCTCCATCCTGGGCCTGGGAACCCGATACCCTCCTTATACTCTTGACTCCCGCGCGGTCGAGGAACTGAGCAAGCGCTACTATCCGGAAACACCAGC CATGCAAAAAGTCCTCGCCATCAACCGCTTCACCGGCATCGACAAGCGCTCCTCCATAGGCCGACCGGACCACTGGCTCGTAAACCAACCCGAACCACCAACGATCGCCCAACTCCACGATGTCTTCATGTCCGACGGTGtccccctcgccatctcggcctcgaaaGAAGCACTTGCCGAAGCGCACATCAACGACGTATCACAAATCACCCACATGGTCTCAGCAACCTGCACTGATTCTGCCAACCCAGGATACGACCACTACGTCGCCAAAGCCCTCGGTCTCTCTCCATTCGTTGAGAAAACTCTGCTTCATGGCGTTGGTTGCTCAGGTGGCTTGGCAGCGCTGAGAACAGCAGCCAATCTCTGCCTAGGCCATAGCATGAGGGGATTGCCCGCGAGGATATTGGTTGTTACGTTGGAGATCTCCACGACGTTAGTCCGCTCGGAGCTGGAATCCATACATAGCAATCAGGAGACGAGAAttggggtttgtttgttcAGCGACTGCGCCTCGGCGGTAGTCGTCTCAAACGACATCCCCTTTTCACCAACCGAACCGCTACCGCCACCAGTCTATAGTCTTCTCGACTGGAGGCACCAAACCGTCCCCGACACGGAACAAGACCTCGGCTTTGACACGCACCCCCAAGGCTGGAAAGTAGTTCTTTCCCCTCGCGTCCCGAACCTCACAGCGTCGGTCTTGGAACCGACGTATAACTCGTTAATGTCGGGAAAGAAGCTCCCGGAGGGGTATGGCTCGCCAAAGGACTTTGACTGGGCGATGCACCCGGGGGGAGCGACGATTCTGACGGGGGCCGAGAAGGTGCTGGGGATACAGCCGGAACATATGAGGGCGAGCTATGATACGTATGTCAATCATGGAAACTCGAGCTCGGCGACGATTTTTAGCGTGCTGAATcggttgagggggaaggagatggatggggtggctccgggggggaggggggcgagggagttgGTTGTGGGTTGTGCTTTTGGGCCGGGGATCACGGTGGAGATGTGtctgttgaggaggaatcTGAGCAGGACggaagggggaaggaaggggatggagaCGCCGCCGGAGACGGAGAGTagtgaggatggggagggggggcgtgagttgagcgaggaggagaagaatgggagtgaggtgagtgaggaggagaagaaggggagcgaggaggaggcgtttATAGCTAAGGCGTTGGAGAGTGTAGAGCTGGactga
- a CDS encoding hypothetical protein (antiSMASH:Cluster_6; COG:E; EggNog:ENOG503NVAM), translated as MPFDTELTRRLGIAVPVVQGGMQHVGYAEMASAVSNAGGLGIITALIFPEPEGLRQEIRKCRKLTSKPFGVNITLLPALVPPNYEAYAQVIIDEGVKIVETAGNSPGPVISKLKKAGCIVLHKCTTIRHAQSAVKLGVDFLSIDGFECAGHVGESDITNFILLSKARQTLKVPFIASGGFADGQGLAAALCLGACGVNMGTRFLCTVESPIHHNIKEQIVKAQETDTTLVLRRWRNTTRLYKNKVTEQALKVEQESKTGEFSEIAPYVSGKRGREVFINGDPEYGVWTAGQVIGLINDIPTCKDLVARIEKEAEDTLKERLALVKPAPKL; from the exons ATGCCTTTCGACACGGAGCTGACCCGCCGGCTCGGCATCGCTG TCCCTGTTGTTCAGGGTGGCATGCAG CATGTTGGATACGCTGAGATGGCGAGCGCTGTGTCCAACGCCGGCGGCTTGGGCATTATTACTGCCCTCATCTTCCCAGAGCCCGAGGGCCTCCGCCAGGAGATCCGGAAGTGCCGGAAGCTGACCAGCAAGCCATTCGGTGTCAACATCACTCTCCTGCCTGCTCTCGTCCCCCCAAATTACGAGGCCTACGCCCAGGTCATCATTGACGAGGGCGTCAAGATCGTCGAGACTGCCGGCAACTCTCCCGGGCCTGTGATTtccaagctcaagaaggccgGCTGCATTGTCCTCCACAAGTGCACAACGATCAGGCATGCCCAGTCCGCCGTTAAGCTCGGTGTTGACTTTTTGAGCATTGATGGTTTCGAGTGCGCTGG CCACGTTGGTGAATCAGACATCACCAACTttatcctcctcagcaaggCGCGCCAGACCCTCAAGGTGCCCTTCATCGCCTCTGGTGGCTTTGCTGATGGCCAAGGTCTGGCCGCCGCCCTGTGCCTCGGTGCCTGCGGCGTCAACATGGGCACCCGGTTCCTGTGCACGGTCGAGTCCCCTatccaccacaacatcaaGGAGCAGATTGTCAAGGCGCAGGAGACCGACACCACGCTCGTCCTCCGCCGGTGGCGCAACACCACCCGTCTGTACAAGAACAAGGTGACGGAACAGGCGCTCAAGGTTGAGCAGGAGAGCAAGACGGGCGAGTTCTCCGAGATTGCTCCCTATGTCAGCGGAAAGCGCGGCAGAGAGGTGTTCATCAACGGAGACCCAGAGTACGGTGTCTGGACTGCTGGTCAGGTTATCGGTCTCATCAACGACATCCCGACCTGCAAGGACCTGGTTGCGAGAatcgagaaggaggccgaggataCTCTCAAGGAGCGACTTGCGTTGGTTAAGCCGGCGCCTAAGCTATAG
- the PEX11 gene encoding Peroxisomal membrane protein PMP27 (COG:U; EggNog:ENOG503NWIA; antiSMASH:Cluster_6; BUSCO:EOG0926436T) → MVADAVIYHPTITHYLKFVGTTVGRDKLLRTLQYFARFYAWYLLRTNATKTAIQPWETMKKQFGLVRKVLRAGKNVEHFKAAALAADNKTMDPVLRYTAVGRQLGYAGYLSMDLLTLLDATGIKKSPNAKRLQQEAYRFWAAGITFSIVGQLYTLWQLKKREEKVDRKEGEGVVEGKRIAKERAASRLQLTSDLCDITVPLSALAWVNFDDGIVGLAGTVSSLLGVYSQWNKTA, encoded by the exons ATGGTCGCCGACGCAGTAATCtaccaccccaccatcacccactACCTCAAGTTCGTCGGCACCACCGTCGGCCGCGACAAGCTCCTCCGCACGCTCCAGTACTTTGCCCGTTTCTACGCCTGGTACCTCCTCCGCACCAACGCGACCAAGACGGCCATCCAACCATGGGAGACCATGAAGAAGCAGTTCGGCCTCGTCCGCAAGGTCCTCCGCGCGGGCAAAAACGTTGAGCACTTCAAGGCTGCCGCGCTGGCGGCGGACAACAAGACGATGGACCCCGTGCTGAGATACACTGCCGTGGGGAGACAGCTCGGTTACGCGGGGTATCTCTCGATGGATCTGCTGACGTTGCTCGATGCGACGGGGATCAAGAAGAGCCCTAACGCGAAGAGGCTGCAGCAGGAGGCGTATAGGTTTTGGGCGGCGGGGATTACGTTTAGTATTGTTGGGCAGCTGTATACGCTTTGGcagttgaagaagagggaggagaaggttgatcggaaggagggggagggggtggtggaggggaagaggattGCCAA GGAACGTGCGGCTAGCAGGTTGCAGCTTACTTCGGATCTCTGCGACATTACTGTTCCTCTTTCTGCTCTGGCCTGGGTCAactttgatgatggcattGTTGGTTTGGCTGGTACCGTCAGCAGCTTGCTGGGTGTGTACTCGCAGTGGAACAAGACCGCCTAG